The Heliorestis convoluta genome includes the window GGTGAAACAATCGCCCTTACGCTTCCCGAAGCATTGAAAAATCCAATAAAAGGAAGGGTTTTTGTAAATGCCAGAGTTGACGATTTTACATTGGATCTATCTACTCGTTGTACTTTGGGTTATCGGTTCCATGATCCTGCGTCGTGATGTTGTGCTTCCTTGTATCGTCGGTATCTTTCTCATTGGTTGGGTTTTTGCAGAGTTTCAGTTAGTGGGCGCAGCCCAGACTGTCTTCCGAGCCCTAGAAACAGCTGGTACAGAGCTTTTTGACATCATGCTCGTAATCGCGCTCATGGTCTCTATGTTGAAGGCCCTTCAAAGTATCGGCTCCGATGTTCTAATGGTCGCTCCTGCGAAGCGGTTTATGAAAAAACCAACTGTTGCCTTCATAACACTAGCTAGCGTTATGTACATTGCTGCAACTTTCTTCTGGCCGACACCTGCCGTTGCGCTTGTAGGTACCATCTTGATTCCTGTTGCCATCAGCGCTGGACTAGCGCCCATGGCAGCTGCAATGGCTTTGAACTTAGCAGGTCATGGTATGGCTCTTTCTGGTGACGTTGTCTTACAAGGTGCACCAGCCATTACGGCAAGAGCAGCTGACGTAGACGTAGCCCAAATATTTACGATTGCTTGGTTCTTTGCTCTTATTACTGGTTTGATCGCTCTTACAGTTGCTTACTTCACACTTCGCAGACGCAATGAGTTGGAAGCGAGTCCCGATGAAGCGAAGAAAAACGAGTTGCTAAAAGCAGCAGCAGAAGCACCAAAACCAACAGGCGTATCAAAGTTTTTTGCTGCCGCCGTTCCAGCTATTTTCTTTTTGATCATCATCGTGATGATTCGTTCAAACTTAAACCCCGATATTCCTGATATCAAGGGTGGAGGCGCCACCTCATTGTTAGGTGGTACAGCTGCTTTCTTCCTTCTCGCAGCTAGCTTAGGTGGTCACGGCAGTGCGGCACTTGAAAAAGTCGTCGGGTTCTTGCGGGAAGGGTTCCTCTTTTCGATCAAAATCTTTGCCGCTGTTATTCCGATTGCTGGCTTCTTCTTCTTAGGTGCACCAGGTCTTGCACCTGCTATTTTAGGAGAAGGTGCTCCCGGTTTTATGTTTGACCTTGGTACGGCTCTAGCCAACGTCTTGCCCCTGGGTACAATACCACTTGCTTTTGGTATAGTTCTTATTGGCATTATGACAGGCTTAGATGGATCTGGTTTCTCAGGCTTACCTCTTGTCGGTTCTCTCGCTAACGCCTTAGGCGGTCCTGCTGGCGTCGATGTAGCTACGCTCGCTGCTTTGGGACAAGTTGCTGCCATCTGGACTGGTGGTGGTACCTTAACGGCTTGGGCCTTCGGTGTTGTCGCTGATGCAGGGATTGCGGGTGTCAGTCCCATCGAGTTGGTGAGGCGAAACTTTGCTTGTGTTGGTGCCGGTCTTTTTGTAACCACCATTGTGGCTATATTAATTATGTAAGGAGGGGCCATTACCCTCCTTTTTTCTCAATTATATAGGTAGAAAAAGTCGAAAAAAGCGTGATTGCTTATCACGCTTTTTTTCTTATTTACGATGATTCTTCCATTTTGTAAATCTTCCAGTCACCGTTTTGTTTTCGTAAATAGTAGTAAACTTCTTCCGTAATGGTACCACTTTCTTCAAATCCTGGCCCTTGTAGCGTTATACCATAGCTATAGCTGTATAGTACTTTTGCTGTCAGAGTGCTTTGTTCAAGTACTTTTGCTTCTTGCTTAATAGGGTCAATCAAGAACCTTGCCTGGGTAGATTCTGCCTGTTTCTTAAGCTCTTGTCCTTGAAAGAGTGTGGTCTGACGAGCAAGACCTACAGTATGCCTTACTGACTGAAGCAAAGAATAGTCTTGACGGTTTATTTCTTCAATTCCAGCATTTTCAAAAGCAAAAACAACATCGAGTAGCTCCTTTTGATCGGATAAGAAATGAGGGCTTTCTAGGTTATCAAGGGTTTTAATGAGTACAGTTGCTGCTTCTGCTCGTGTTGCTTGTTGCTGGGGATAAAATAGACCGTCCTGATAACCACTTACAAGGCCCGCTTGTACAGCATGGACAATCGGCTCTTCCATCCACGATCCTACAGGAACATCGGGAAAAGATCGTCTCTGCCCTGATAGAACGAGGCTTTCACCAGCTGCTCGACGTACCATTGTTACCATTTCAGCTCGGCTTACAGGTCTGTGTGGAGAAAAGTTGCCTCTTTCATCACCTTGTACAATGCCTGCTGCTTTCGCTGCACCTGCAACAGCGTAAAACCAATCGCTAGATTGAACATCAGGAAAAGTTACGGCAGAGTTTCCTATAGGTAGGTCAAAGGTTTTAACAACAAGAGTTAAAAACTCAGCTCTCGTAATGAGTCCATTCGGTCGAAAAGTACCGTCCGGATAGCCTTGTGTAATGTCCATATCCACAAATTCTTGAATCGTGTTCTCTGCCCAGTGACCCTTATGATCAGAGAATCCAACACTGCTTTGTGCCATAGCTTGTCCCGGAAGGAAGAAAAAAAGGCAGAGGACAAGCCATAACCAGGTTTTACTTTTTGCCATTTTGACACCCCTCGACCTAATATACTAATATCCTACCAGAATCAACGCTACCAAATCTATAGGGAATCCTTTACTTTTTCTCTACTATTATGGTCTTTCCATGAAAAAAGTCTTTTTCTCTGGCGCTGCCTTTCCTTCTAGAAAACGAAGAATACCTGCCGTAATTCCTAAGGCTATCTGTTTTTGATGATTTTCTGTTCCTAGAAGCGCTTCTTCTGCAGGATTGGATAAAAATCCAATCTCTGTCATTACAGCTGGACAGTGGGATGTTCGTAACACAAAGTAATCTTCTGCTTTGGCTTGCCGTTTGTCTTTGTTTCCAATTCTTCGTGTTAATTCATTCTGGATATGTAGGGCCAATCTTCTGCCCTCTTCTGATCCAGGTTGGTAAAAAGT containing:
- a CDS encoding S-layer homology domain-containing protein codes for the protein MAKSKTWLWLVLCLFFFLPGQAMAQSSVGFSDHKGHWAENTIQEFVDMDITQGYPDGTFRPNGLITRAEFLTLVVKTFDLPIGNSAVTFPDVQSSDWFYAVAGAAKAAGIVQGDERGNFSPHRPVSRAEMVTMVRRAAGESLVLSGQRRSFPDVPVGSWMEEPIVHAVQAGLVSGYQDGLFYPQQQATRAEAATVLIKTLDNLESPHFLSDQKELLDVVFAFENAGIEEINRQDYSLLQSVRHTVGLARQTTLFQGQELKKQAESTQARFLIDPIKQEAKVLEQSTLTAKVLYSYSYGITLQGPGFEESGTITEEVYYYLRKQNGDWKIYKMEESS